AGTATTATTAATGAAGTTCCAAGACATACTTGTTGTCAATGGAGGTCCAGAAAAAACATAAACTTTAGTAACAATCTCAACTTGCTCTGCCTTGAAAGTAGCTTCATTGAGCGGTATTCCTCCATGAAAAGACTTGCTGGTTAAAGAACTAAAGATTACTCCGTTAAACTTGTAAGAGCTTACCTCTTTAATTCCTTGAAGTGTATTGACGACACGTACTATTTTTACTTCTTGGAATTTGACGCCGTTATACATGGCATCATTGAGGTCATTGACAAGAAAAGCTTGGTTTTCAAATTGGATGGTAACCAAAGAAAGTTCGGCATTGGCGTTGGCTCTTTGAGAAGAAGTTAACCCATCCATATTCAGGAATCTACTAGCCCCCATTTTAAAGTCGATAATGACTACTTTACCTGTGTAATTAATAGGTTGTGTAAGCGTTGCTTTGCCTTCAAGTACTGGGCCTACAGTGCTCATAATCATGCTCTCAGGATATTGTTGGCTGTATCCACAAATTGCTGAAGCAGTGAATAATATGCTAAAATATAATTTCTTAAATTTCATTGAGCTATTGTTTTAGAAAGAAGTGTTTGTAGTAAGGTTCCAACCAAAAGTTCTGGTTTCTAGTACAACTCCTGAATTGTTAGTTTTTTTAATTGTGCGTCTTATCTTATCAAAAACAAGTGTCACCTCTGCAAGTCCATCACCACTGTAATTTGTATTTGTAGTTACAGCATCAATGACGGCGTTGTACAGTTCTATCTTCTCACTTTCTACATAAAAATCACTGGAACCAGTGTTATATGTATACACATTAAAAAGTGTAACTACTGGATTAACTGTACCTTGGCATGTCTGGAAGAACAAACGTGGGATTGATTGCTCAATATTGGAAAGTACCAAAGTGATTTTTTGAGTGGATGCTTGTGTACCATTTACGAGTCCAGAAGAACCCATGTATAATGTACCATTGATGCCTGTTTTAAAGCTGTTAACCACAATATCCCCAGTATAATTGGGAAGTAGACTGCTCCCTGTAATACCATTAATCCTTAATGTCAAATGAATGGCGGTGGGTTGTGCTTGGGCATAAGTACATACTACTGACAATAGAGCAATCACCAATATTTGTTTGATATAGTTCTTTTTCATGATTTATTGATTGGTTTTAGGTTGTGCATCACTATCATTTACACCATAAGCTTTTGCATGCATGTAGGTGCCTTTTTCAGCATTGGGTTTGTCTACGCTTACTTGTACTCTATTAAGATTGGCATAAGGGTCTTTTCGAATGCCAGTGACCATCCAGCTAACTTCCACATTGGGCTTGTCTGTTTTGACCTGAAAATGATTGCCTTCTATTTTCTTTGAGATAATGGCTTGAGCAAATTGACCAATGGGTGTCAATTGATAGCGAAAGTCCATATTTAGTGCCTCAAAATAATCTGGTAAAGTTACTTCTGCATTTCCTTCGCTATCTGTTATGAGGTTTCCATTGTAAATATTCATCATATCTGGACTTTCTATGAAACTATGATAAAGGTATTTGTTCCTTGGGTCCAGCGGGTGATCTATTTTAAAAGTACCACCGCCTTTGGCAATGCTACCAGTGACTGTCAAATCTCCTACGATTTCGGCTCCTCCTTCTACTTGCAAGGCTTTTCCTGATGTAGAACCATAGCCTTGTACTTTCATGGCATAAGGAAAGCCATTGTTGGCAATGATAACCTTGGCTTCGTTGTTTCGCACATTGGTACCCACCAATAATTGCTCTGACAGATCCGATTTTCCAGAAAGTATAGACCCGCCATACACAACTAGTTTGGTGTCTTCATCTGCATCAATGGCAGTTTCTAAGGAGCCTATGGTAAGTCCACCTTGGAAAGAAGCATCACCACTTTTAAGTACCACGAGTGCATTGGACCTAGTTCCGTTTCCAGCACCATCTCCTACACCGTTTCCAAGTACAAAAAGTCTGTCATCCGCTTTCCAACCATCGCGGTTAAAGCCACTATATCCCAGCGTATCTACATATGAACCTAAAACAACTTCGCCGTAACTTTGGGCTATGTTCCAAGTTCCCATTGCTACACTGGAAGCTCCATTTGCAATGTTATCTCTTCCTATAGCTAAGGCTCCAACTCTATCAACAGTATTTCCTGCTCCTATTACCGCTGAATAAGAGGCTCCTGACTCTACTTTGTTGTTGAGACCAATAGCAACTGAATGTGCACTTGGGCTTTGAATGTTGCACCCTGAACCAATTGCCACTCCACCAGTAGCACCCACAAATGTGGACTGTCCAATGGCTATTGCATAATCCGCCCATGCATTTGCCACTTCACCAATTGCAACTGAAGAAATGTTTTTAGCTTCTGAATTAATTCCGCCTGCAATAGAGGCTTCCCCACTAGCAGTTGTGTTTGTTCCATAACTAAAGGAATTTTTCCCCGAAGCCGTCCCTCCTCCTATTGAAATACCTTGTCCCAATAAGTTGAAAGATGTGCTTGTGAGCAGTAAAAAGAGAAGAATTTGTCGCATTATATTGGTCATTTTTAAGAGTAAATATGGCCTAATATAATGTTAAACGTCTGGACGCAGGGATTTTAGGAGCATGTTTATGCCCTAATTTTAGGGAGTGGTTTTAAATAATTGGCTAAAAATCGCTCTCCGAATCTGGTTTTTATAAAAGTTTCAAGCTCCTAATTAGCTAGTTTTAGAAACGGAATTTTTACCCGTACATAAGTTGGGATACTGATGAATAATTGAACGTCTTTTCCTGCGAGGAATGTTGAGGGTTTGCTTATTTTTCAAGCTTATCTCTCCTTTCTTACTAATAGATTTAATGAAGTTTGTATTTACTAGGTTTGAGCGATCTACCCTGATAAACTTTTTTTGATCAATTATATTTTCAAAAAACTGAAGCGAATAACTAGATAATAATCGCTTCCCATCTGTCAAGTTGAGGTACGTATAATTGGAAGAAGCCTGAAGCCAGGCTATCTTCCGAGTAGGTATAGCGGTTAAAATTTTTGGTGTTTTCATGGCTATAATGTTTGGCTGTGAACGAACCTAATAAATATTAGTAACCTAGAAGGAATTAAACAGGGGACAAAAAGTAGACAATTGAAAAAAAAGCCCTGAATCAACCTGTGAATGGTATTTTTCCTTGAGAATTAATATTCAAACGAATTAAGTAATTTCTCCCAAATTTAAAATCGAAGCCACAGTTATTGCAGAATAGTACCGAAAGGGTCTCAAGTTTATGGTAAAGTAACCCAGCCTTAAACTGGGCTACTTCTTATTACCATATTATAGTTTTCATGAATTGCTATTTACTTAAAATCAATTGGCTTATTTCGAATTATTAGAATTCTTAAACATGCTTTTTAGGCTTGCAATTTCTGCTTTTAGGTCATCTAATTCATTGATTCTTGAAAGTTGTGCTTTCAATAGGTCGTTTTCATTTTTCAACTCTTTAACTGCATTTACCAATGGCATTATAAAATCTGAATAAGCTAAGGAGTACATACCCGAATCATCTTTTTTCACACCGCTGAATTCAAGGCCCAAATCTTTCATAGCCTGCTCTACATCCTGAGCAATAAATCCATCGTGACGTACTTGGGTGGCATCAGAAATATAGTTATAACTCACAGGTTGCAGTTTATTAATAAAATCCAAACCTAATTTCGTATTTGCCTCAATATTTTCCTTTAAACGACGATCGGATGGATACGAGTAAGCAACCGCACCTTCTACAACGGTTACACTTGAGTTCCCAATTCTTACTTTGTTATTTGCGTTTACAATTGCATTGTATCCAATTGCTGTGGCATTCGACAGATAATAATATTCCACATCGGCGTCTGCTCCTAGAATCGTGTTATTGGAACCGGTTGTAAGAAAGTCACCTGCATTTACACCTAGAGCCGTATTATTTGTACCAGTTGCACTATAATACAATGCACTTTGCCCTACAGCAGTATTGAAACTCCCAGTAGTATTGTTGCGTAAAGCAAAAGCACCTAATACCGTTCCTGATACACCCGTTGTGTTTTTATTAAGAGCATTTGCACCCGCAGCTGTATTGTAATTTCCGTTTTGGTTTGCATTCAGGGCTCCTGCTCCTAGACCCGTATTGTACTCTCCTGTATTAGATGTTAAAGAACTTCCACCAACAGCCGTATTGTTACTACTATAAGTGTTATTATATAAGGTGTATGCTCCTATAGCTGTATTCTTTACACCGGTAGTATTATTGGTTAATGCCCCATTACCGCTTGCTACATTAGCTGTTCCTGTAGTATTGGCCTTTAAAGCTTGAAAACCTGTGGCTGTGTTCTCACCACCTGAGTTGGACGAAAACAAAGCCTGGTAACCCACTGCAGTGTTATTCAAACTAGTCGTGTTGTTCCTCAAGGCATTATATCCAAAAGCTGAGTTGGAGTTACCAGAAGTATTATTTCGCATGGCTTCATAACCTGAAGCAGTATTATAATTTGCTGTGTTAGCATTTAAAGCCCAAACGCCATTCGCCGTATTGTAACTTCCATTTCCACTTTGAAGGGTGCTGGCACCAGTAGCCGTATTATAACTTCCTGTAGTGGTGTTATACATCGAGTAAGCCCCAGAAGCCGTGTTTTTAGTTCCTGTTGTATTATTTACCAATGCTTGACTACCAAAGGCCGCATTGGATTCTCCAATATTTGTTTTCAGGGCACGGAAACCGAAAGCTGTATTATCAGATGCAGAGGTGTTGGCTTCCAGAGACTGATAACCAAAGCCAGTATTATCATATCCAGTATTGAGTTTTAAGGCGGAATATCCGAAGCTTGTATTATTATCAGTATGGCTCAATTTACCACTCAAGACATTATTTACTTTGAAAACCAATGGTTGAGCATCTGACGTTCCTAGATATGATGTTCCAGGATTACTAGCATTTCCTGTTAACAACCAACCAGAACCACCTCCACCTCCACCAGAAGGTGTTTGCCAAGTTGCAACGCCAGTCGCATCGCTGGTAAGTACTTTTCC
This portion of the Spirosomataceae bacterium TFI 002 genome encodes:
- a CDS encoding Type VI protein secretion system component Hcp (secreted cytotoxin) — protein: MKKNYIKQILVIALLSVVCTYAQAQPTAIHLTLRINGITGSSLLPNYTGDIVVNSFKTGINGTLYMGSSGLVNGTQASTQKITLVLSNIEQSIPRLFFQTCQGTVNPVVTLFNVYTYNTGSSDFYVESEKIELYNAVIDAVTTNTNYSGDGLAEVTLVFDKIRRTIKKTNNSGVVLETRTFGWNLTTNTSF
- a CDS encoding LytTr DNA-binding domain-containing protein, with amino-acid sequence MKTPKILTAIPTRKIAWLQASSNYTYLNLTDGKRLLSSYSLQFFENIIDQKKFIRVDRSNLVNTNFIKSISKKGEISLKNKQTLNIPRRKRRSIIHQYPNLCTGKNSVSKTS
- a CDS encoding Chaperone of endosialidase → MKKIILLLTLFCTYESMGQILIGNGTYDPNGSITITPKGINGGPNNPDANNGNVVLGKSSLINNTGEWNTAIGENVLTNNTTGSFHVGLGWLSLLANTTGQTNTAVGMQSLTGNTTGGYNVAMGNGALIGNISGSYNTGIGNGANVSGVISNATALGNGAVVSASNTMKLGNNSLLSVITNGMYIGSGLKITGGSPGVGKVLTSDATGVATWQTPSGGGGGGSGWLLTGNASNPGTSYLGTSDAQPLVFKVNNVLSGKLSHTDNNTSFGYSALKLNTGYDNTGFGYQSLEANTSASDNTAFGFRALKTNIGESNAAFGSQALVNNTTGTKNTASGAYSMYNTTTGSYNTATGASTLQSGNGSYNTANGVWALNANTANYNTASGYEAMRNNTSGNSNSAFGYNALRNNTTSLNNTAVGYQALFSSNSGGENTATGFQALKANTTGTANVASGNGALTNNTTGVKNTAIGAYTLYNNTYSSNNTAVGGSSLTSNTGEYNTGLGAGALNANQNGNYNTAAGANALNKNTTGVSGTVLGAFALRNNTTGSFNTAVGQSALYYSATGTNNTALGVNAGDFLTTGSNNTILGADADVEYYYLSNATAIGYNAIVNANNKVRIGNSSVTVVEGAVAYSYPSDRRLKENIEANTKLGLDFINKLQPVSYNYISDATQVRHDGFIAQDVEQAMKDLGLEFSGVKKDDSGMYSLAYSDFIMPLVNAVKELKNENDLLKAQLSRINELDDLKAEIASLKSMFKNSNNSK